The sequence TATCAGTGTCTTGAAAGATGCGGCCGCGGCCGCTATTTATGGCGCGCAGGCAGCCGGTGGCGTCGTATTAATCACTACGAAAAAAGGCAAGGCCGGTAAAGTAACGTTCGATTACTTGGCTCAGTACGGTACGGATTGGGCAATCAACGTTCCCGGCCGAATGAGTTTGATGGATGAAGCCCTATTCTCGAATCTGGCTCGCAAAAATTCAGGAAGTGCCCCGGAGTATACGGACGAAGAACTGCAACGCATTCGTGATGGCATACCCTATGTAGTCAATCCGGCAGACACGGGTACGTATCTGTACTACAACCAGCAGTCGCTGACGGACCAATTGTTGCGTAAATATACGGCCATGAAAACCCATAATTTCACGGCACGGGGCGGTTCTGATAAGGTCAATTTCCTGCTATCGGCGGGTTATTACGAGAAACAGGGAGTATTTAAAGTTGGGCCTGATAATGCGAAAAGGTATAATTTACGGCTCAATTTAGGAGCACAGTTAACCAAACATATCTCACTCGACACGCGGCTTTCCTATACGCTGGAACGCATTCAACAGTCGTCGGTTGGGGTAGATGGGCAAGGGCTACTTTATCAAGTATATCGTTTGCGAACACGAACGCCTTTCTTTACTCCCGAAGGGCGCTATAATGGTGCAGGGTCAGCCGCTACCGCTTATGGATTACTGGAATCGGGTGGTTATAATGATCAGAACAAGCGGCAGTTCGATGGCGTTGCTACCCTTCAGGCGGCTAACTTCGTAAAAGGCCTGACACTACGGGGCATTGCTGGCGTGCAGTACCGACCTGCAAATCGCGAAATTTTCAACCGGACTGTACCACTTTGGGGAAGATCCCGAATTCTGAGTTATGCGAATAATCCAAACTCTTACCAGGTTACGAATGAGTTGGTTCGGAACACCAATTTACAATTCCTGGCAACCTATGAACTGAAGTTGGGCGATAAGCATAACTTCACGGTATTGGGCGGTTATCAGTGGGAGGATTATCGGGAAGAGGGCGTATCCACAACATCGAGCAATCTGGTAAGCAATGATTTGCCGACGCTTAACCTCGGTGATGATCGAACCAAGAGCAATAGTGAATACGTAGGGGCGAGGGCCTTTCAATCTTTGTTCGGTCGGGTCAACTATAACTACGATGGTAAATACCTGTTCGAGGCTACCATTCGGCAGGATGAAAGTTCGAAGCTGGCAACCGGATTGCGTACAAAAATATTTCCGTCGGTATCGGCTGGCTGGAATATGCAGCGTGAAGAATGGTTTGCACGGGCACTACCGCTGTTTACCGAGTTCAAGCTCCGTGGTTCATGGGGTCGTCTGGGAGGAGCGTTGGGCGATAACATTGGATACTACGATTACCTGAGTCAACTGAGCCGCGGTTCTGGCTTAGTGCTGGGCGATTCGCGGACGTCGTATATCTTCCAGGGGTCGATTCCGTCGGCGGCCTTGTCCTGGGAAACCATCGAAACCAGCGACATTGGTATCGACCTCGGATTTTTCCAGAATAAGCTTCAGTTTACGGGCGATTATTACGTGAAATATAATCGCAATATGTTGACTCCCATGCAGTTGCCTGGTACAATAGGCATCGGTACGCCAAGGCAGAACAATGGTGAACTGAAATCATGGGGTTGGGAAACGGAGATTCGTTATCGCGGCCAGATCGGAAAAGATTTTACGTACTCGGTAGCAGCTAACTTATCTGATAACCAGAACAAACTATTAAGCTATTCGGGTCGTACGGTTATTGGTGCTGGTACCAACAACCTGATTGAAGGCTATCCTATCAATACCATTTGGGGTTATCAGACAGCGGGTTACTTCCAAACGGCAGATGAAGTGAAGAACTGGGCGTTCCAGGATAACCGTTCCGGAGCAGGAGATGTAAAATACATTGACCAGAATGGCGATGGACGCATTACAGTTGGGAAAGGTTCTGCCGCCGATTACGGAGATCTGACTTTACTGGGTACAACTACCCCGCGGTATCAATATGGGTTTACGCTGAGTGCTCAGTGGAAAGGATTCGATCTGACGATTTTCATGCAAGGTGTCGGCAAACGAAACTACCGTCCAGTAACAGAGTCTATCGCACCATTGCTGGTTACGTGGAAGCAGGCTCTGGCCATACACAGCGATTACTGGACCCCTGAAAATCCGAACGCGCTTTACCCTCGTCCCTATGTTGGCGCTACGCACAACTACCTGGCATCGGATAAATGGACACTAAACGCTAGCTACGTTCGCATGAAGAACTTGCAATTTGGTTATACGCTGCCAAGCACCTTAACGGAGAAGGTCCGCATTGCTCAGGCACGGTTTTTCTTCTCGGGTCAGGATCTGTTTACGATATCTGGCTTGAAAGCCTTCCAGGGCTACTATGACCCTGAAACTCGCGATAACGTGGAAAACGATTATCCGTTTTTCGCAACGGCTTCATTAGGCCTGAATATCTCATTTTAATGGGTTGTCATTCGTAGAACGAACCAAAGAATCTCAATGAAAACGATCATCAAATACATCGGTATTACCGTTACGATGCTTGCGGGTTTACCAGCCTGTGAGGTAGAGCGACTACCCGAAACATCCATCAGCGATCAGACCTACTGGCGATCGGAAGGCGATCTGAAATCTGCCGCTAATTACCTCTACACCTTTTTACCGGCCTGGTCGACTGAGGACGTTTGGTCGGATGATGCAATTGGTCTGGCTTCCAACAACATTAGCGATGGGTCAAGGCTGGCCCCGGCAACTGATGGAAACTATAATACCAACTATAACTTAATTCGGGCAGCCAACAATATTGTTGAGAAAGCACCACGGGCTGCTGCCAGTACCGATAAGGCAATCATTGATCGGTATACGGCCGAGGCCCGGTTTTTCCGCGCCTGGGGGTATTATAATCTGGTTCAGCGCTTTGGTGACGTACCATTGATCTTGAAAACGCTCGATGAAACCGCACCAGAATTATCAGCTCCAGCCAGTCCAAGAGCAGCCATTTTTGAGCAGATTTATCAGGATCTGGATTTTGCCGCGCAGAAATTACCCACGCATACTGTGTTAGGTACTGCCGATTTTGGACGTATCAGCAACACCGCAGCGCTGGCCTTCAAAGCCCGAGTGGCGTTGTTTGAAGGAACCCGTTCGAAATACCATAATTACGGTGAGCCCGCCAAGCACCTCAAAGCAGCTGCTGATGCCGCCAAAGCCGTGATTGACAGCAAACAGCATGACCTGTTTACGGGCGCTTACTTCGATCTGTTTCAGATGCCTGGCGAGGGGCGGCAAAATCGCGAAAATGTCATCGTTAAACAGTATGGCGTATCGCTTACCGAGCGGGTTGTAACACACAGTTATTATCGGGGCTCACTGGAGAATGGTAATATGAATCCGACCAAAAGTTTAGCTGATTCATACCTAATGAAAGATGGACTGCCAATTACCAAGTCGCCCCTCTATAAAGCCCCTGTGGTATCAACGGATGTGTTTGTGGATCGCGATACACGCATGAGCGATACATTTATGAAGAAGGGTGATCCAATGATGACCACAAAGCCAATCTTCGATATTGCTCCCCTGGTATTCAACAAAACGGGATTCATGTTCCGTAAAACGGCAAATGTTGATGACTGGAATACGCAGGCCTCAACGATTGACCGGCCAATACTCCGCTATGCTGAAGTATTGGTAACTTATGCTGAAGCATTGTATGAATTGAATGGCTCTATCAGTGATGCTGATCTCGACTTGACGGTTAACCGCTTGCGCCAACGGGGTGGAGTAGCAAAACTGACCAACGCTTTTGCTACGACCAACGGCCTGAATATACGGGATGAGATACGTCGGGAACGGCGGGTCGAATTAGCGCAGGAAGGTTTCCGGTATTGGGATCTGTTGCGCTGGAAGACTGCTGAAACCGAATTGCCAAAACCTGTTCTGGGTAACTACTTCTTTAAGGCTGAGTTCGGTACGGTGACGTCGGTAAAGTTAACG comes from Spirosoma aureum and encodes:
- a CDS encoding SusC/RagA family TonB-linked outer membrane protein, producing MKKRLFYLKFRTSIAWLFLFQLVVGFNAFAGTADIPVSGKITDEKGDPLPGVSIVLKGTTRGTTSDGSGQFKLTVSNEKSVLIVSFVGYLRQEITVGNRTSIDVQLQSDDKALDEVIVVGYGTQKKVNLTGAVSTVDSKALQYRPTATLANALQGVTPGLTITRQSGQPGSQGIRLQIRGVTSANGNVDPLVMLDGVSVPIATMTTLNPNDIESISVLKDAAAAAIYGAQAAGGVVLITTKKGKAGKVTFDYLAQYGTDWAINVPGRMSLMDEALFSNLARKNSGSAPEYTDEELQRIRDGIPYVVNPADTGTYLYYNQQSLTDQLLRKYTAMKTHNFTARGGSDKVNFLLSAGYYEKQGVFKVGPDNAKRYNLRLNLGAQLTKHISLDTRLSYTLERIQQSSVGVDGQGLLYQVYRLRTRTPFFTPEGRYNGAGSAATAYGLLESGGYNDQNKRQFDGVATLQAANFVKGLTLRGIAGVQYRPANREIFNRTVPLWGRSRILSYANNPNSYQVTNELVRNTNLQFLATYELKLGDKHNFTVLGGYQWEDYREEGVSTTSSNLVSNDLPTLNLGDDRTKSNSEYVGARAFQSLFGRVNYNYDGKYLFEATIRQDESSKLATGLRTKIFPSVSAGWNMQREEWFARALPLFTEFKLRGSWGRLGGALGDNIGYYDYLSQLSRGSGLVLGDSRTSYIFQGSIPSAALSWETIETSDIGIDLGFFQNKLQFTGDYYVKYNRNMLTPMQLPGTIGIGTPRQNNGELKSWGWETEIRYRGQIGKDFTYSVAANLSDNQNKLLSYSGRTVIGAGTNNLIEGYPINTIWGYQTAGYFQTADEVKNWAFQDNRSGAGDVKYIDQNGDGRITVGKGSAADYGDLTLLGTTTPRYQYGFTLSAQWKGFDLTIFMQGVGKRNYRPVTESIAPLLVTWKQALAIHSDYWTPENPNALYPRPYVGATHNYLASDKWTLNASYVRMKNLQFGYTLPSTLTEKVRIAQARFFFSGQDLFTISGLKAFQGYYDPETRDNVENDYPFFATASLGLNISF
- a CDS encoding RagB/SusD family nutrient uptake outer membrane protein, with amino-acid sequence MKTIIKYIGITVTMLAGLPACEVERLPETSISDQTYWRSEGDLKSAANYLYTFLPAWSTEDVWSDDAIGLASNNISDGSRLAPATDGNYNTNYNLIRAANNIVEKAPRAAASTDKAIIDRYTAEARFFRAWGYYNLVQRFGDVPLILKTLDETAPELSAPASPRAAIFEQIYQDLDFAAQKLPTHTVLGTADFGRISNTAALAFKARVALFEGTRSKYHNYGEPAKHLKAAADAAKAVIDSKQHDLFTGAYFDLFQMPGEGRQNRENVIVKQYGVSLTERVVTHSYYRGSLENGNMNPTKSLADSYLMKDGLPITKSPLYKAPVVSTDVFVDRDTRMSDTFMKKGDPMMTTKPIFDIAPLVFNKTGFMFRKTANVDDWNTQASTIDRPILRYAEVLVTYAEALYELNGSISDADLDLTVNRLRQRGGVAKLTNAFATTNGLNIRDEIRRERRVELAQEGFRYWDLLRWKTAETELPKPVLGNYFFKAEFGTVTSVKLTSDNYILVQEASFRKFDPNKDYLWPLPINEIALNPALKQNKGW